A single genomic interval of Gossypium raimondii isolate GPD5lz chromosome 11, ASM2569854v1, whole genome shotgun sequence harbors:
- the LOC105801165 gene encoding blue copper protein 1a, with protein sequence MAIHRSLVIFAIVALMVPAISLATDFVVGDDYGWTLGINYEEWAKDKQFFVGDTLVFTYNATFHNVYKVNGDDFQSCTVPSNNSLVFFTGNDTIKLATTGNEWYVCGVIGHCDLGMKLNITVVDGTGPAADPSAA encoded by the exons atggCTATTCATCGTTCATTAGTTATTTTTGCAATAGTTGCTTTGATGGTTCCGGCGATCTCACTTGCTACGGATTTCGTAGTTGGCGATGATTATGGGTGGACATTAGGAATTAATTACGAAGAGTGGGCTAAAGACAAGCAGTTCTTTGTTGGGGACACTCTTG TTTTTACGTACAACGCTACATTTCACAATGTGTACAAAGTGAACGGAGATGATTTCCAAAGTTGCACTGTTCCATCCAACAATAGCTTGGTCTTTTTCACTGGAAATGACACAATTAAATTGGCAACCACCGGTAATGAATGGTACGTTTGCGGCGTCATCGGCCATTGCGATCTTGGGATGAAACTTAATATCACAGTGGTAGACGGTACTGGCCCAGCTGCAGATCCTAGCGCTGCTTGA